Proteins from a genomic interval of Streptomyces sp. Tu6071:
- a CDS encoding TetR/AcrR family transcriptional regulator — translation MAEHRAMQRSALLDAARTLLSEGGTDALTFPALAERTGLARSSVYEYFRSRGAVVEELCAVDFPVWAAEVELAMTEAPTAAEKIEAYVRRQLDLVRDRRHRAVAAISASELDRGAREKIRAAHGGLVGLVVDALSDLGHEEPRLAAMLLQGVVDAAVRRIELGVAEEPEKIADAAVALALRGVTGY, via the coding sequence GTGGCCGAGCACCGAGCGATGCAGCGCAGTGCCTTGCTGGACGCCGCGCGGACCCTGCTGTCCGAGGGCGGGACCGACGCGCTGACCTTCCCCGCGCTCGCCGAGCGCACCGGCCTGGCCCGGTCCTCGGTCTACGAGTACTTCCGTTCCCGGGGTGCCGTCGTCGAGGAACTCTGCGCCGTCGACTTCCCCGTGTGGGCGGCCGAGGTCGAACTGGCCATGACGGAGGCACCCACCGCGGCGGAGAAGATCGAGGCGTACGTCCGTCGCCAGCTCGACCTGGTTCGGGACCGAAGACACCGCGCCGTGGCCGCGATCTCCGCCAGTGAACTCGACCGCGGGGCACGGGAGAAGATCCGCGCCGCCCACGGCGGTCTCGTCGGCCTCGTCGTGGACGCGCTCAGCGACCTCGGCCACGAGGAGCCGCGCCTCGCGGCGATGCTCCTCCAAGGTGTCGTCGATGCCGCCGTGCGCCGGATCGAACTCGGGGTCGCCGAGGAGCCGGAGAAGATCGCCGACGCGGCCGTCGCCCTCGCTCTGCGTGGAGTGACCGGCTACTGA
- the whiG gene encoding RNA polymerase sigma factor WhiG produces MPQQISDSDSAAAPPAAGGDSVQRRAPQSVDELWRMYKTTGDARLREQLILHYSPLVKYVAGRVSVGLPPNVEQADFVSSGVFGLIDAIEKFDIERSIKFETYAITRIRGAMIDELRALDWIPRSVRQKARNVERAYATLEAKLHRTPTEMEVASEMGVGVEDLHAVFSQLSLANVVALEELLSVGSEGGGRLSIMDTLEDTGADNPVEVAEGRELRQLLSRAINSLPDREKTVVMLYYYEGLTLAEIGHVLGVTESRVSQIHTKSVLQLRAKLSSFDT; encoded by the coding sequence ATGCCCCAGCAGATCTCCGACTCCGACAGCGCGGCGGCTCCCCCCGCCGCCGGTGGCGACAGTGTCCAGCGCCGCGCCCCCCAGTCGGTGGACGAGCTGTGGCGCATGTACAAGACGACCGGGGACGCGCGCCTGCGCGAGCAGCTGATCCTGCACTACTCGCCCCTCGTGAAGTACGTCGCCGGGCGCGTCAGCGTCGGCCTGCCCCCCAACGTCGAGCAGGCCGACTTCGTCTCCTCCGGGGTCTTCGGGCTGATCGACGCGATCGAGAAGTTCGACATCGAGCGGTCCATCAAGTTCGAGACGTACGCGATCACCAGGATTCGCGGCGCCATGATCGACGAACTGCGCGCCCTCGACTGGATTCCCCGCTCCGTCCGCCAGAAAGCGCGCAACGTCGAACGCGCCTACGCGACGCTGGAAGCGAAGCTCCATCGCACCCCCACCGAGATGGAGGTGGCAAGCGAGATGGGCGTCGGCGTGGAGGACCTGCACGCCGTTTTCAGCCAGTTGTCCCTCGCCAACGTCGTGGCGCTGGAGGAACTTCTCAGCGTCGGCAGCGAGGGGGGCGGCCGGCTCAGCATCATGGACACCCTGGAGGACACAGGGGCCGACAATCCTGTCGAGGTCGCCGAGGGGCGCGAACTGCGCCAACTGCTCTCGCGGGCCATCAACTCGCTGCCGGACCGCGAGAAGACCGTGGTGATGCTCTACTACTACGAGGGGCTCACCCTCGCGGAGATCGGCCATGTGCTCGGCGTGACCGAGAGTCGGGTCAGTCAGATCCACACCAAGTCCGTACTCCAGCTCCGCGCGAAGCTGTCGAGCTTCGACACCTGA
- the dprA gene encoding DNA-processing protein DprA, with amino-acid sequence MSEITRGPAGAGDDERLARAALSRVFEPGEPKTGALLRTSGGALPLLERLRASEGPPKGFTKARWEGLTARAVRADPQRDLERAATVGARFVSPGDLEWPSQLDDLQDTRPLGLWVRGPADLRMWSLRAVALVGARACTDYGTYLAGALAVGLAERGWVVASGGAFGIDGAAHRGALGVAGGTVAVLACGIDRAYPPGHARLLARIAEQGLLLGELPPGEHPTPSRFVTRNRVIAALTRGTVVVEAALRSGALVTARAAERLGRHVMGVPGPATSGLSAGVHELLRGQAHLVTDAAEIVELVGEIGELAPEKRGPLVPRDLLSPEAASVLAAMPARGVVPAESVALATVTAKDDVIARLYELQALGFVERDGDGWQLTRRTRTTASAGWERGGRV; translated from the coding sequence ATGAGCGAGATCACCCGAGGGCCGGCAGGGGCGGGGGACGACGAGCGCCTGGCGCGCGCCGCGCTCAGCCGGGTGTTCGAACCGGGCGAGCCGAAGACCGGCGCTCTACTGCGGACCAGCGGCGGCGCCTTGCCGCTCCTGGAACGGCTGCGCGCGAGCGAAGGGCCCCCGAAAGGTTTTACGAAGGCTCGCTGGGAGGGACTGACCGCTCGTGCGGTGCGAGCGGACCCGCAGCGGGACCTGGAGCGTGCTGCCACGGTGGGTGCGCGCTTCGTGTCCCCGGGGGACCTCGAATGGCCGTCCCAGCTCGACGACCTTCAGGACACCCGGCCCCTCGGGCTGTGGGTGCGCGGGCCCGCCGACCTGCGCATGTGGTCGCTGCGGGCCGTCGCGCTGGTGGGAGCGCGGGCCTGCACGGACTACGGCACCTACCTGGCCGGGGCGCTCGCCGTGGGCCTCGCGGAGCGGGGCTGGGTCGTCGCTTCGGGGGGAGCGTTCGGGATCGACGGGGCGGCGCACCGAGGGGCGCTGGGCGTCGCTGGAGGCACGGTGGCGGTACTCGCCTGTGGCATCGACCGCGCCTATCCGCCGGGCCATGCGCGCCTCCTCGCGCGCATCGCCGAGCAGGGGCTCCTGCTCGGCGAGCTTCCGCCGGGTGAACATCCCACTCCGAGTCGCTTCGTGACGCGCAACCGTGTCATCGCCGCGCTGACGCGGGGGACCGTGGTCGTCGAGGCCGCGCTGCGCAGCGGGGCGCTGGTCACCGCACGCGCGGCCGAGCGGCTGGGGCGCCACGTCATGGGCGTTCCCGGTCCCGCCACCAGCGGGCTCTCCGCCGGAGTGCACGAACTCCTGCGCGGCCAGGCTCACCTGGTGACGGACGCGGCCGAGATCGTGGAACTGGTCGGGGAGATCGGTGAACTGGCCCCGGAGAAGCGCGGGCCCCTCGTGCCGAGAGATCTGCTGAGCCCCGAGGCGGCGTCCGTGCTCGCCGCGATGCCCGCCCGCGGGGTCGTGCCGGCAGAGAGCGTCGCCCTGGCCACCGTCACCGCCAAGGACGACGTGATCGCGCGCCTGTACGAGCTCCAGGCGCTCGGGTTCGTCGAACGGGACGGTGACGGCTGGCAGTTGACACGCCGGACGCGCACTACGGCTTCCGCGGGGTGGGAAAGAGGTGGTCGTGTGTGA
- a CDS encoding YifB family Mg chelatase-like AAA ATPase, with amino-acid sequence MGFARTCSVTLLGIDAVVVEVQADLEPGVAAFALVGLPDKSLVESRDRVRAAVVNSGAEWPQKKLTVGLSPASVPKSGSGFDLAVACAVLGATERIDPAAVADLVMIGELGLDGRVRPVRGILPGVLAAADAGYRHVVVPESSAAEAALVPGMSVLGVRSLRQLVAVLTGETVPEEEPLAPGRPDPLLTGLSMPGAGFGTGVAPGLTDRQPDLEDVAGQRTARRALEVAAAGGHHLLLHGPPGAGKTMLAERLPGILPPLTRPESLEVTAVHSVAGMLPPGRPLVESPPYCAPHHSATMQSLVGGGAGLPRPGAVSLAHRGVLFLDEAPEFHAQVLDSLRQPLESGYVVIARSAGVVRLPAKFLMVLAANPCPCGRSGLVGDPCECPPAMVRRYQARISGPLLDRVDLHVRVDPIGRAELHLDRADNESTSVVAARVREARERALARYRDEPWHCNSEVPGHELRTRWPLAPGALDTVARDLERGLLTARGLDRVLRVAWTLADLAGHDRPDAAALALALELRTGVRRGAALTTGAPA; translated from the coding sequence ATGGGCTTCGCCCGCACCTGCTCGGTGACCCTGCTCGGGATCGACGCGGTCGTGGTCGAGGTGCAGGCAGACCTCGAACCGGGCGTCGCGGCCTTCGCCCTGGTCGGGCTGCCGGACAAGAGCCTCGTCGAGAGCCGGGACAGGGTGCGTGCCGCTGTCGTCAACTCGGGTGCCGAGTGGCCGCAGAAGAAGCTGACCGTCGGGCTGAGTCCCGCGTCGGTCCCCAAGAGCGGCAGCGGCTTCGACCTCGCGGTGGCCTGCGCCGTCCTGGGGGCAACGGAGCGGATCGACCCCGCCGCGGTCGCCGACCTCGTGATGATCGGCGAGCTGGGCCTCGACGGACGCGTACGGCCCGTACGCGGCATTCTGCCGGGTGTCCTCGCCGCGGCCGACGCCGGCTACCGGCACGTGGTCGTCCCGGAAAGCTCGGCGGCCGAGGCGGCCCTCGTCCCCGGGATGTCCGTCCTCGGGGTACGCAGTCTGCGCCAGCTCGTCGCCGTGCTCACGGGCGAAACGGTCCCCGAGGAAGAGCCACTCGCTCCAGGCCGTCCCGACCCGTTGCTCACGGGTCTGTCGATGCCGGGCGCGGGCTTCGGGACCGGCGTGGCTCCCGGCCTCACGGACCGGCAGCCCGACCTGGAGGACGTCGCGGGGCAGCGCACGGCCCGCCGCGCCCTGGAGGTCGCCGCGGCGGGCGGCCACCACCTGCTGCTGCACGGACCGCCGGGAGCGGGAAAAACCATGCTCGCGGAGCGGCTGCCCGGCATCCTGCCGCCGCTGACCCGCCCCGAGTCGCTGGAGGTCACCGCGGTGCACTCGGTGGCGGGGATGCTGCCGCCCGGTCGGCCATTGGTGGAGTCGCCGCCGTACTGTGCGCCGCACCACTCCGCGACGATGCAGTCACTCGTGGGTGGCGGCGCGGGGCTGCCCCGCCCCGGAGCCGTCTCGCTGGCGCATCGAGGTGTGCTCTTTTTGGACGAGGCCCCCGAGTTCCACGCCCAGGTGCTGGACTCCTTGCGGCAGCCGCTTGAGTCGGGGTACGTGGTGATCGCGCGCTCGGCCGGGGTGGTGCGACTTCCGGCGAAGTTCCTCATGGTCCTTGCGGCCAATCCTTGCCCTTGTGGGCGCAGCGGCCTCGTGGGCGACCCCTGTGAGTGCCCGCCGGCCATGGTGCGTCGTTACCAGGCCCGGATCTCCGGGCCGCTGCTCGACCGCGTGGACCTCCATGTACGTGTCGATCCCATCGGCCGGGCGGAGCTCCACCTGGACCGCGCGGACAACGAGTCCACGAGCGTCGTGGCCGCACGGGTGCGCGAAGCGCGGGAGCGCGCGCTCGCCCGGTACCGCGACGAGCCGTGGCACTGCAACAGCGAGGTGCCCGGCCACGAATTGCGCACCCGCTGGCCACTCGCCCCGGGCGCGCTCGACACCGTGGCGAGGGACTTGGAGCGCGGCCTGCTGACGGCCCGGGGGCTCGACCGGGTGCTGCGCGTCGCCTGGACCCTGGCCGACCTGGCGGGCCACGACCGCCCCGACGCGGCGGCCCTGGCGCTGGCGCTGGAACTACGTACGGGCGTACGACGCGGAGCGGCCCTCACGACGGGAGCCCCCGCATGA
- a CDS encoding YraN family protein: MNTRTALGKYGEEAAVRALCTAGLRIVARNWRCGRAGEVDIVALDGDTLVICEVKTRKAEGFEHPMAAVRTAKVERLRRLAELWLSKHGGAPPGGVRIDLVGVLVPRRSGAPEIEHVRGVG, translated from the coding sequence GTGAACACCAGAACGGCGCTGGGCAAGTACGGCGAGGAAGCCGCGGTGCGGGCGCTCTGCACGGCCGGGCTGCGGATCGTGGCACGCAACTGGCGGTGCGGTCGGGCCGGGGAGGTCGACATCGTCGCCCTGGACGGCGACACCCTGGTCATCTGCGAGGTGAAGACCCGCAAGGCCGAGGGATTCGAGCACCCGATGGCGGCGGTGCGGACCGCCAAGGTGGAGCGATTGCGGCGGCTCGCGGAGCTGTGGCTGAGCAAGCACGGAGGAGCGCCGCCGGGAGGCGTGCGCATCGATCTCGTCGGGGTCCTCGTTCCGCGTCGGTCGGGGGCCCCGGAGATCGAGCACGTGCGGGGGGTGGGCTGA
- a CDS encoding DUF2469 domain-containing protein — MSAEDLEKYETEMELKLYREYRDVVGLFKYVIETERRFYLTNDYEMQVHSVQGEVFFEVSMADAWVWDMYRPARFVKQVRVLTFKDVNIEELNKTDLDLPGG; from the coding sequence ATGAGCGCCGAGGACCTCGAAAAGTACGAGACCGAGATGGAGCTGAAGCTCTACCGGGAGTACCGCGACGTCGTCGGCCTGTTCAAATACGTGATCGAGACCGAACGGCGCTTCTACCTGACGAACGACTACGAGATGCAGGTGCACTCGGTGCAGGGCGAGGTGTTCTTCGAGGTGTCCATGGCGGACGCCTGGGTCTGGGACATGTACCGCCCCGCGCGCTTCGTGAAGCAGGTGCGGGTGCTCACGTTCAAGGACGTGAACATCGAGGAGCTGAACAAGACCGACCTGGATCTTCCCGGCGGCTGA
- a CDS encoding NUDIX hydrolase: MPETVPLGDTPPLRRVARVVLLDPDDRILLMHGHEPGDVADAWWFTPGGGLEGAETREQAALRELREETGITEVALGPLMWRRTCSFSFAGRRWDQDEWYYLARTAQTATAAEGLTELERSSVDGARWWTCAELEATSETVYPTRLASLLRRLLREGPPPVPEILATEIA; encoded by the coding sequence TTGCCCGAGACCGTCCCGCTTGGTGACACCCCTCCGCTACGCCGCGTAGCACGCGTCGTCCTGCTCGATCCGGACGACCGCATCCTGCTGATGCACGGACACGAGCCGGGCGACGTGGCCGACGCGTGGTGGTTCACCCCCGGCGGCGGTCTGGAGGGAGCCGAGACGCGTGAGCAGGCGGCCCTGCGGGAGCTGAGGGAGGAGACGGGGATCACCGAGGTTGCCCTCGGGCCCCTGATGTGGAGGCGGACCTGTTCCTTCTCGTTCGCGGGCCGGCGTTGGGACCAGGACGAGTGGTACTACCTCGCCCGTACGGCGCAGACCGCCACGGCGGCCGAGGGGCTGACCGAGCTGGAGCGCAGCAGCGTGGACGGCGCCCGGTGGTGGACGTGCGCCGAGCTGGAGGCCACGTCGGAGACGGTGTATCCCACCCGGCTCGCGTCGCTCCTGCGACGCCTGCTGCGCGAGGGACCGCCTCCGGTGCCCGAGATCCTCGCCACGGAAATCGCCTGA
- the lepB gene encoding signal peptidase I, whose translation MSASSGTAPPGSRTGNVLSGIVVALGFVLLVGGFAWGAWEYRPYTVPTPSMTPTIDAGNRVLGQRISGDEVRRGDVVVFKDRAWGDETLVKRVVAVGGDKVACCTDGHLTVNGKQIAEPYLPTDAAHRGTRVPETSVPKGRLFLLGDERAGSLDSTAHLDDVARGSVPRSAVSARVDAVVVPWRGMLERPSGFAGLPGGISAPGPLRLLLGSVVLGAVLILGGAAYGPLARRSALRRAARRRREAATSAV comes from the coding sequence ATGAGCGCATCGTCCGGTACGGCCCCGCCCGGAAGCCGTACGGGAAACGTGCTGTCCGGCATCGTCGTCGCACTGGGGTTCGTGCTGCTCGTCGGTGGCTTCGCCTGGGGGGCCTGGGAGTACCGGCCGTACACGGTGCCCACGCCCTCCATGACCCCGACCATCGACGCCGGGAACCGCGTGCTCGGGCAACGCATATCGGGTGACGAGGTACGCCGCGGCGACGTGGTCGTCTTCAAGGACCGCGCCTGGGGCGACGAGACGCTGGTCAAACGCGTCGTGGCGGTGGGCGGCGACAAGGTCGCCTGCTGCACCGACGGCCACCTCACGGTCAATGGCAAGCAGATCGCCGAGCCCTACCTCCCCACCGACGCCGCGCACCGCGGCACGCGAGTCCCCGAGACGTCCGTGCCGAAGGGTCGCCTCTTCCTCCTCGGCGACGAACGCGCCGGCTCTCTCGACTCCACGGCCCACCTCGACGATGTCGCGCGCGGTTCCGTGCCCCGCTCCGCGGTCTCGGCCCGCGTGGACGCCGTCGTGGTGCCGTGGCGCGGCATGCTGGAGCGCCCGAGCGGTTTCGCCGGGCTCCCGGGCGGCATCTCCGCACCGGGGCCGCTGCGTCTGCTCCTCGGCTCTGTCGTCCTTGGCGCCGTACTGATCCTGGGCGGCGCGGCGTACGGCCCCCTCGCGCGACGTAGCGCGCTTCGCCGCGCGGCGCGACGGCGCAGGGAGGCGGCGACGAGTGCGGTCTGA
- the lepB gene encoding signal peptidase I, giving the protein MGDVAVGARSGHEGPEEPEQGGAGPAGAGEGREPEVTESGADTPRGHGRTSAPKKPRPFWKELPLLIVIALVLALIIKTFLVQAFSIPSGSMQNTLQVSDRVLVDKLTPWFGSKPSRGEVIVFKDPDRWLENEPTPTPNILQKGLSFIGLMPSADEKDLIKRVIGVGGDTVECNGTGPLKVNGKPLDEPYVFQGNTPCSVDEGGQFKVKVPKDKLWVMGDHRQASADSRYHQTDRNQGFVPVDNVIGRAFVIAWPPNRWSTLSVPDTFHQSGLNAAASATAPAALGLVGAFPLVLWRRRRLSAERTDG; this is encoded by the coding sequence GTGGGGGACGTCGCGGTGGGCGCCCGGTCCGGACACGAGGGGCCGGAAGAGCCGGAGCAGGGAGGCGCGGGTCCGGCCGGCGCCGGAGAAGGGCGGGAGCCTGAGGTGACCGAGTCCGGCGCGGACACCCCGCGAGGCCATGGCAGGACCAGCGCCCCGAAGAAGCCGCGGCCGTTCTGGAAGGAACTGCCGCTGCTCATCGTCATCGCCCTGGTCCTGGCGCTGATCATCAAGACGTTCCTGGTGCAGGCGTTCTCGATCCCGTCCGGCTCGATGCAGAACACCCTCCAGGTGAGCGACCGCGTACTCGTCGACAAGCTCACGCCGTGGTTCGGCTCGAAGCCCTCGCGCGGCGAGGTGATCGTCTTCAAGGACCCGGACCGCTGGCTGGAGAACGAGCCCACGCCCACGCCCAACATCCTCCAGAAGGGTCTCAGCTTCATCGGGCTGATGCCCTCCGCGGACGAGAAGGACCTGATCAAGCGCGTCATCGGCGTCGGCGGTGACACCGTCGAGTGCAACGGCACAGGCCCCCTCAAGGTCAACGGGAAGCCGCTCGACGAGCCGTACGTCTTCCAGGGGAACACCCCTTGCTCGGTTGACGAAGGTGGTCAATTCAAGGTCAAGGTGCCGAAGGACAAGCTGTGGGTGATGGGTGACCACCGCCAGGCGTCGGCCGACTCGCGGTACCACCAGACCGACCGCAACCAGGGCTTCGTCCCCGTCGACAACGTCATCGGCCGCGCTTTCGTGATCGCCTGGCCGCCGAACCGCTGGTCGACCCTCTCGGTCCCCGACACCTTCCACCAGTCCGGTCTCAACGCCGCGGCCTCCGCCACGGCCCCGGCCGCCCTCGGCCTCGTGGGCGCCTTCCCGCTCGTGCTCTGGCGCAGGCGGAGGCTTTCTGCCGAGCGTACCGACGGGTAG
- the lepB gene encoding signal peptidase I: MGRHGGQPERRGAADDGDDDDAASRAPGPPPDATWHAPYEDREAAYGGREAPYEGRDARYDAQDVNDAARSVSDVRAPYDAHDAYDGADSVGDAQATYDAEGRTRRDVGRVGRRARARRVARRRRRATLREIPLLLGAALLIALVLKTFFVQAFVIPSGSMEETLRIGDRVVVDKLTPWFGADVHRGDVVVFRDPGGWLGAEEQGQDTSSGPVRQLKKGLAFIGLLPSADEKDLIKRVVGVGGDTVACCDARGRVTVNGQAVEEPYVRAGNRPSEVEFRVRVPAGRLFVLGDHRADSGDSRFHSDAGFDGTVAEDAVVGRAVAVVWPVGHWSTPGHRERFSRVPDAASGWPVRTDDSHSLAQARPKAGVALPTPAELPLVMGVVGPRLLRRGQGLEVRSERGGRRGGRPVRTRGAGRAGAGRRGSGRRRRRAGA; the protein is encoded by the coding sequence ATGGGTAGGCACGGGGGACAGCCGGAGCGCCGCGGAGCGGCGGACGACGGCGATGACGACGACGCGGCGTCGCGCGCGCCTGGACCTCCGCCCGACGCGACGTGGCACGCCCCGTACGAGGACCGCGAGGCGGCGTACGGGGGGCGGGAGGCTCCGTACGAGGGCCGGGACGCGCGGTACGACGCGCAGGACGTGAACGACGCCGCGCGCTCGGTGAGCGACGTGCGGGCGCCATACGACGCGCACGACGCGTACGACGGCGCGGACTCCGTCGGCGACGCGCAGGCGACGTACGACGCGGAGGGCCGTACCCGACGCGACGTAGGACGCGTGGGACGTCGCGCGCGGGCACGTCGCGTCGCGCGCCGCAGACGTCGCGCGACGTTGCGCGAGATCCCGCTCCTCCTGGGCGCGGCGCTGCTCATCGCCCTCGTCCTGAAGACCTTCTTCGTGCAGGCGTTCGTGATCCCCTCGGGATCGATGGAGGAGACGCTGCGCATCGGGGACCGCGTGGTCGTCGACAAGCTCACACCGTGGTTCGGCGCCGACGTGCACCGGGGCGACGTCGTCGTCTTCCGCGACCCCGGCGGGTGGCTCGGCGCGGAGGAGCAAGGCCAGGACACCTCGTCCGGACCCGTACGGCAGCTGAAGAAGGGGCTGGCGTTCATCGGCCTGCTGCCGTCCGCCGACGAGAAGGACCTGATCAAACGCGTCGTAGGCGTCGGCGGCGACACCGTCGCCTGCTGCGACGCGCGGGGGCGGGTCACGGTCAACGGCCAGGCCGTGGAGGAGCCGTACGTGCGTGCGGGGAATAGGCCGTCCGAAGTGGAGTTCCGGGTCCGTGTCCCGGCCGGGCGCCTCTTCGTGCTGGGGGACCACCGGGCCGACTCGGGGGACTCCCGTTTCCACAGCGACGCCGGCTTCGACGGAACCGTCGCGGAAGACGCCGTGGTCGGGCGCGCCGTCGCCGTCGTCTGGCCGGTGGGGCACTGGTCCACGCCGGGGCACAGGGAGCGCTTCTCGCGGGTCCCCGACGCGGCGTCCGGGTGGCCCGTACGCACAGATGACTCGCATAGTCTGGCCCAGGCGCGGCCGAAGGCCGGCGTCGCGCTCCCGACCCCTGCGGAACTCCCGCTCGTTATGGGAGTGGTGGGCCCGCGCCTCCTACGGCGCGGGCAAGGGCTCGAAGTGAGGAGTGAGCGTGGGGGACGTCGCGGTGGGCGCCCGGTCCGGACACGAGGGGCCGGAAGAGCCGGAGCAGGGAGGCGCGGGTCCGGCCGGCGCCGGAGAAGGGCGGGAGCCTGA
- the lepB gene encoding signal peptidase I, with translation MDTETQDTERDRSAVPNPSAQATDRAVEGPRSRLSWLPGGVWTVAGLALVVVLLLVSRFVAQPFGIPSASMEPALHVGDRVMVDKLAYRFGGEPRRGDVVVFDGTGYFGDGDYIKRVVGVGGDRVRCCAKDGRLTINGKPVTEPFLHAGDTPSDVAFDIVVPAGRLFVLGDHRADSADSRDHLGSPGGGMIPLSAVRGRADLVVWPPSRWNSLQQRDAYAPVPAPSAAAHG, from the coding sequence ATGGACACCGAAACGCAGGACACGGAGCGCGACCGCTCCGCCGTACCGAATCCGTCCGCACAAGCGACGGACCGGGCGGTGGAGGGGCCGCGCTCTCGTCTGTCCTGGCTGCCCGGCGGCGTCTGGACCGTCGCCGGACTGGCTCTTGTCGTCGTCCTGCTCCTCGTGAGCCGCTTCGTCGCGCAGCCCTTCGGGATTCCCAGCGCGTCGATGGAACCCGCGCTTCACGTCGGCGACCGTGTCATGGTCGACAAACTGGCGTACCGTTTCGGCGGAGAGCCGCGCCGCGGCGACGTCGTGGTCTTCGACGGCACCGGGTACTTCGGTGACGGCGACTACATCAAGCGCGTCGTGGGAGTCGGGGGTGACCGGGTGCGGTGCTGCGCCAAGGACGGCAGGCTCACGATCAACGGGAAGCCGGTCACCGAGCCCTTCCTGCACGCCGGGGACACGCCCTCGGACGTCGCCTTCGACATCGTGGTCCCGGCAGGACGCCTCTTCGTCCTCGGCGACCACCGCGCGGACTCCGCCGACTCGCGCGACCACCTCGGTTCGCCGGGCGGCGGCATGATCCCCCTCTCCGCCGTACGTGGCCGGGCGGACCTGGTGGTCTGGCCACCGAGCCGCTGGAACAGCCTCCAGCAACGCGACGCCTACGCGCCCGTTCCCGCGCCGTCCGCCGCGGCGCATGGGTAG
- the rplS gene encoding 50S ribosomal protein L19, whose product MSNLLDSVDAASLRSDLPSFRPGDTVNVHVRVIEGNRSRVQQFKGVVIRRQGAGVRETFTVRKVSFSVGVERTFPVHTPIVEKIELVTRGDVRRAKLYYLRELRGKAAKIKEKRES is encoded by the coding sequence ATGTCCAACCTGCTCGACTCCGTCGACGCCGCGTCGCTGCGCAGCGACCTCCCGTCGTTCCGCCCCGGCGACACCGTCAACGTCCACGTGCGCGTCATCGAGGGCAACCGCTCGCGTGTGCAGCAGTTCAAGGGCGTTGTCATCCGCCGCCAGGGCGCGGGCGTCCGCGAGACCTTCACGGTCCGCAAGGTCTCCTTCTCCGTCGGCGTGGAGCGCACCTTCCCCGTGCACACCCCGATCGTCGAGAAGATCGAGCTGGTGACGCGCGGTGACGTCCGTCGCGCCAAGCTCTACTACCTCCGTGAGCTGCGCGGCAAGGCCGCGAAGATCAAGGAGAAGCGCGAGAGCTGA
- the trmD gene encoding tRNA (guanosine(37)-N1)-methyltransferase TrmD → MTAATSRTAATSREPADASSRVAPSLRLDALTIFPEYLDPLHVSLVGKARARGQLDVHVHDLRDWTYDRHNTVDDTPYGGGPGMVMKTEPWGDALDEVLADGYEAGAREPVLVVPTPSGRPFTQRLAVELSARPWLIFTPARYEGIDRRVMEEYVTRLPVYEVSIGDYVLAGGEAAVLVITEAVARLLPGVLGNAESHRDDSFAPGAMADLLEGPVYTKPPSWRGRGIPDVLLSGHHGRIARWRRDEALARTVAHRPDLIARCDPAAFDKKDRETLSILGWRQGPDGRFGPAPSDVEE, encoded by the coding sequence GTGACGGCCGCCACGTCGCGTACCGCCGCCACGTCGCGCGAGCCCGCGGACGCCTCGTCCCGCGTCGCCCCCTCGCTCCGTCTCGACGCGCTCACGATCTTCCCCGAGTACCTCGACCCGCTCCACGTCTCCCTCGTCGGCAAGGCACGCGCCCGCGGACAGCTCGATGTCCATGTGCACGACCTCCGCGACTGGACGTACGACCGCCACAACACGGTCGACGACACCCCGTACGGCGGCGGGCCCGGCATGGTCATGAAGACCGAGCCGTGGGGCGACGCGCTCGACGAGGTGCTCGCGGACGGCTACGAGGCGGGAGCGCGCGAACCGGTTCTCGTCGTGCCGACGCCGAGCGGCCGGCCCTTCACGCAGCGGCTCGCAGTCGAACTGTCCGCCCGCCCCTGGCTGATCTTCACCCCGGCGCGGTACGAGGGCATCGACCGGCGCGTCATGGAGGAGTACGTGACGCGGCTGCCCGTGTACGAGGTCTCCATCGGCGACTACGTGCTCGCGGGCGGCGAGGCGGCCGTACTCGTCATCACCGAGGCCGTCGCCCGGCTCCTGCCCGGCGTACTCGGCAACGCCGAATCCCACCGCGACGACTCCTTCGCGCCCGGAGCCATGGCGGACCTGCTCGAAGGCCCCGTCTACACGAAGCCGCCGTCCTGGCGGGGGCGCGGCATCCCCGACGTGCTGCTGAGCGGTCACCACGGCCGCATCGCGCGCTGGCGCCGCGACGAGGCGCTGGCACGCACCGTCGCGCACCGCCCCGACCTCATCGCCCGCTGCGACCCCGCGGCGTTCGACAAGAAGGACCGCGAGACGCTCTCGATCCTCGGCTGGCGGCAGGGGCCCGACGGCCGATTTGGGCCTGCCCCCTCCGACGTGGAAGAATAG